One window from the genome of Planctomycetia bacterium encodes:
- the ftsH gene encoding ATP-dependent zinc metalloprotease FtsH, producing the protein MATRDNSPDDNGTDRKRPPLILNGPWWILIVVTLALFVFLLMREQYLGNTRIPYSEFKLQLSRGNVKFVRIGATVIRGELRDWKVLPEDNRKGRRDSDNSFTTLRTEDKELSAQLDKARLNGLDYYDYEADSSGTITTLLVYLAPILILIALFMFILPRMRDPMGGGFISSYIKSPARKYEKGKTRVTFDDVAGMENAKAELQEVVDFLKSPEKFHKLGGQIPKGVLLIGPPGTGKTLIARAVAGEAGVPFYSISGSEFIQMFVGVGASRVRDLFKTARENSPCILFVDEIDAVGRVRGAGLGGGHDEREQTLNQILTEMDGFSPTESVIVLAATNRPDVLDPALLRPGRFDRHVTIDRPTWQGRLAILKVHTRDKPLAADVNLEAIARASIGMTGADLRNLANEAALNATRAKRNKITTRDFTDAADRVALGAKREEVLKESDKYRTAIHEAGHALCGWLEPKSDPLHKVTIIPRGRALGVTQFRPEDDKLEHTEPQLKAQLVMAMGGRAADKLIFHEASSGAAMDLKQASRIARLMVTQFGMSDKLGPVHYRIGEEHVFLGKEIQEARDFSEGTMQLIDEEVRRIVREAEAKAIEHLTTHRKKLDLLAEALLKREELSKEEVDLLLNAESLDVLPPIIVEDTKPATTAPPKVEEKTAPADVPGTLRPYPAV; encoded by the coding sequence ATGGCAACGCGAGATAACTCGCCTGACGATAACGGAACAGATCGCAAACGCCCACCATTGATTCTCAACGGTCCCTGGTGGATACTGATTGTCGTTACCCTGGCATTGTTTGTCTTTCTGCTGATGCGCGAACAGTACCTGGGCAACACACGCATTCCTTATAGTGAGTTCAAATTGCAACTCTCCCGAGGCAATGTCAAGTTCGTCAGGATCGGGGCAACTGTTATCCGTGGTGAACTGCGCGACTGGAAAGTATTGCCGGAAGATAATCGTAAAGGCAGAAGAGATTCAGACAACAGCTTTACTACCCTGCGAACGGAAGACAAGGAACTGAGTGCTCAGTTGGATAAAGCACGTTTGAATGGGTTGGACTATTACGATTACGAAGCTGATTCTTCGGGTACCATCACTACGCTGCTCGTGTATCTGGCGCCCATACTCATCCTGATCGCCCTGTTCATGTTCATTCTGCCCCGTATGCGTGATCCGATGGGCGGAGGCTTCATTTCCAGCTACATCAAAAGCCCTGCTCGCAAGTATGAAAAGGGTAAAACCCGCGTAACGTTCGATGATGTCGCAGGGATGGAAAATGCAAAAGCTGAACTCCAGGAAGTAGTCGATTTCCTCAAGAGTCCGGAGAAGTTCCACAAACTCGGTGGTCAGATACCCAAAGGTGTATTGCTGATTGGTCCGCCAGGAACCGGCAAAACATTGATTGCCCGTGCGGTAGCTGGTGAAGCTGGTGTGCCTTTCTACAGCATCAGCGGTTCTGAGTTTATTCAGATGTTTGTAGGCGTAGGCGCCAGCCGGGTGCGTGATCTCTTCAAGACGGCACGTGAGAACTCTCCCTGCATCCTCTTTGTTGATGAAATTGATGCAGTAGGGCGGGTTCGTGGTGCTGGTCTGGGTGGCGGACACGATGAACGCGAGCAGACTCTCAATCAGATACTCACCGAAATGGATGGATTCTCTCCCACCGAATCGGTCATCGTGCTGGCTGCTACGAATCGACCCGATGTATTAGACCCTGCCTTGTTGCGTCCCGGCCGTTTCGACCGCCACGTCACTATAGACCGGCCAACCTGGCAGGGCCGGTTGGCCATTCTCAAAGTGCATACCCGCGATAAGCCTCTCGCTGCCGATGTCAATCTGGAAGCCATTGCTCGTGCGAGCATCGGTATGACTGGTGCCGATCTCCGTAACCTGGCGAACGAAGCTGCGCTCAATGCCACTCGCGCCAAGAGAAACAAGATCACCACCCGTGACTTTACCGATGCAGCAGATCGTGTTGCATTAGGCGCCAAGCGGGAAGAAGTGCTCAAGGAAAGCGATAAGTATCGCACTGCCATTCACGAAGCTGGGCATGCTCTGTGCGGTTGGCTGGAACCCAAGTCCGACCCGCTCCACAAAGTCACGATCATTCCGCGTGGCAGGGCACTGGGAGTAACACAATTCCGTCCAGAAGACGACAAACTGGAACATACCGAACCACAATTGAAGGCTCAGCTGGTGATGGCCATGGGTGGCCGGGCAGCCGATAAGCTCATTTTCCATGAAGCATCTTCCGGTGCTGCTATGGATTTGAAGCAGGCATCCCGTATTGCACGCCTCATGGTGACACAATTCGGCATGAGCGATAAGCTTGGCCCAGTACATTATCGTATCGGCGAAGAACATGTCTTCCTGGGTAAGGAAATTCAGGAGGCTCGTGACTTCAGCGAAGGCACCATGCAGCTGATTGATGAAGAAGTGCGACGTATTGTCCGCGAGGCTGAAGCCAAAGCAATTGAACATCTCACAACTCACCGCAAGAAACTCGATCTGCTGGCTGAAGCATTGTTGAAGCGTGAGGAACTCAGCAAGGAAGAAGTGGACTTACTGTTGAATGCAGAATCCCTGGATGTGCTGCCTCCAATTATCGTGGAGGATACCAAGCCAGCGACAACTGCTCCGCCTAAAGTGGAAGAAAAAACTGCACCCGCTGATGTGCCTGGAACCCTTCGTCCCTACCCGGCAGTCTAA
- a CDS encoding BBP7 family outer membrane beta-barrel protein, with protein sequence MANRWATGLLVGLGVAGLCPGVQAQGYPGEPMPMNMAPPSGMPGGQTPMFGTGYGPSGPPMPTMAPPGAGGPMMPMAPGPMMGGMGMPGMGDPGMPAGPTMNHGQMGPNGMPGVGLPMGATYYPGISCDNRSSCWDKIFFCEDGERRRFYSKIGYVGLKRNSNPEFPVVSIEPAFNNIDGDGDPTFGLTPFIRSWNDVSGQLNSGVQAYIGLQDDHDGIIYEIGGWYIDNQNVQNTTVSLGRLNSPYTNAPVGFQDLFGLWTNADLMQLTYTNSIYSGEMNVRFFGDCWKTLDVNYLIGLRYIYLQDQFKHYTVDDDLQFGISDPTTRATLRWQGENNMFGGQVGWSLTQRFTQTWSFSWDQKIALLANAARTKQSLIRDDGFQGYNVGETSWRFAQAYETGLYFDLNAGNMRIRAGYDLKIFVGIASAQRQFNYNLELGPTMRNTADTAVYHGPSASIEFVF encoded by the coding sequence ATGGCGAATCGCTGGGCAACTGGACTGCTGGTAGGGTTAGGGGTCGCGGGACTGTGCCCTGGGGTACAGGCTCAAGGCTATCCTGGTGAACCCATGCCCATGAACATGGCACCACCCAGTGGCATGCCTGGTGGCCAGACGCCAATGTTTGGCACAGGCTATGGTCCTAGTGGTCCCCCCATGCCAACGATGGCACCTCCTGGTGCTGGTGGCCCGATGATGCCAATGGCTCCCGGACCCATGATGGGCGGGATGGGGATGCCTGGGATGGGCGACCCCGGAATGCCTGCTGGGCCAACGATGAATCATGGACAGATGGGCCCCAATGGCATGCCCGGCGTTGGTTTGCCTATGGGTGCAACCTATTACCCTGGCATTTCCTGCGATAATCGCAGCAGTTGCTGGGACAAAATTTTCTTCTGCGAAGATGGCGAACGCCGTCGTTTCTACAGCAAGATTGGCTATGTCGGATTGAAGCGAAACAGCAATCCGGAATTCCCGGTGGTTTCCATCGAGCCAGCCTTCAACAATATTGATGGCGATGGCGACCCGACCTTCGGCTTAACGCCATTCATTCGAAGCTGGAATGATGTTTCCGGCCAGCTCAACAGTGGCGTTCAAGCCTACATCGGTCTGCAGGATGATCACGATGGGATCATCTACGAAATTGGCGGCTGGTACATTGATAACCAGAATGTTCAGAACACCACGGTCAGTCTGGGACGACTGAATTCACCTTATACCAACGCACCGGTTGGTTTCCAGGATCTTTTCGGTCTGTGGACCAATGCTGATCTGATGCAACTGACTTACACCAACAGCATCTACAGCGGTGAAATGAACGTTCGATTCTTCGGCGATTGCTGGAAGACTCTTGATGTGAATTACCTCATCGGTCTTCGCTACATCTACCTCCAGGATCAGTTCAAACACTACACCGTGGATGATGATCTGCAGTTTGGAATCAGTGATCCCACCACGCGAGCAACCCTTCGCTGGCAGGGTGAAAATAATATGTTTGGTGGCCAGGTAGGCTGGAGCCTGACGCAGCGATTCACCCAAACCTGGAGCTTCAGTTGGGATCAGAAGATTGCCTTGCTGGCCAATGCCGCAAGAACGAAACAGTCTCTGATTCGTGATGATGGTTTCCAGGGCTACAATGTCGGTGAAACCTCCTGGCGGTTTGCCCAGGCCTATGAAACCGGTTTGTATTTTGACCTGAACGCAGGCAACATGCGAATTCGTGCTGGTTACGATTTAAAGATCTTTGTTGGTATTGCCTCGGCTCAGCGGCAATTCAACTATAACCTGGAGTTAGGGCCAACCATGCGTAACACGGCCGACACTGCGGTTTACCATGGCCCCTCGGCATCCATCGAATTCGTGTTCTAA
- a CDS encoding YceH family protein yields the protein MSDAAMPVNAQAGEAITLPSLNPLERRILGVLIEKAKTTPDNYPMTLNALVTGCNQKSNREPVMDVSDAEIEEAIPRLKQLGLMQQILGSGRTDKFRHCLYDAWRIDKQQIAIIGELLLRGAQSEGDLRGRASRMEPFADLDAIRPVVKALSERGLVVYLTPEGRRGTMVTHGFHTPDELQLIKARAERFAFDEPPPVAGTSAVSKSSALESRVTQLEQTVQELKEQITSLQALFNKSSNL from the coding sequence ATGAGCGACGCTGCGATGCCGGTAAATGCACAAGCTGGGGAAGCTATTACCTTGCCAAGTCTGAATCCGCTAGAAAGGCGAATTCTGGGAGTACTCATCGAAAAGGCAAAAACCACTCCCGACAATTACCCCATGACCTTAAATGCTCTTGTCACCGGCTGTAATCAGAAAAGTAACCGCGAACCGGTTATGGATGTTTCTGATGCTGAAATTGAAGAAGCTATTCCAAGACTCAAGCAATTAGGTCTCATGCAACAGATTCTGGGCAGTGGCCGCACTGATAAGTTCCGCCACTGTCTGTATGATGCCTGGCGAATCGATAAACAACAAATAGCCATCATCGGCGAGCTCCTTCTTCGAGGTGCTCAATCGGAAGGCGATCTGCGTGGCCGTGCTTCTCGAATGGAGCCTTTTGCAGATCTCGATGCCATCAGACCAGTTGTCAAGGCACTCTCAGAACGTGGATTAGTTGTCTACCTGACTCCGGAAGGTCGACGTGGAACCATGGTCACACATGGATTTCATACTCCAGATGAATTACAGTTGATTAAGGCAAGGGCAGAACGATTTGCTTTTGATGAGCCACCGCCAGTTGCAGGAACTTCTGCTGTCTCGAAATCTTCAGCATTGGAATCCCGTGTAACTCAGCTTGAACAGACAGTACAAGAACTGAAAGAACAAATAACCAGTCTGCAAGCACTGTTCAACAAATCGAGTAATCTGTAA